A portion of the Edaphobacter lichenicola genome contains these proteins:
- a CDS encoding DUF6326 family protein, whose translation MLSDVKLHVKFKLFALWCSVIFFYIYGDYFELYQPGKLQDMLTGNTVFGPVSQGILLGMSALMIVPALMPFLSVALPAGASRWVNLVAGTLYTAIMILAIRGGWHFYVVFGLIEISLTALIVWYAWTWPKDADR comes from the coding sequence GTGCTGAGTGACGTTAAGCTTCATGTGAAGTTCAAGCTCTTTGCGTTGTGGTGTTCGGTGATCTTTTTCTACATCTACGGGGACTACTTCGAGCTGTATCAACCCGGGAAACTCCAAGACATGCTCACTGGCAACACAGTCTTTGGCCCGGTTTCGCAGGGAATTCTGCTAGGCATGTCGGCGCTGATGATCGTTCCCGCTTTGATGCCCTTCCTATCGGTTGCTCTCCCCGCGGGAGCGAGCAGGTGGGTCAATCTTGTTGCTGGTACGCTTTACACCGCGATCATGATCCTTGCGATTCGAGGCGGATGGCATTTCTATGTTGTCTTCGGGCTCATCGAGATTAGCTTGACGGCTCTGATTGTGTGGTATGCATGGACTTGGCCGAAGGACGCTGATCGCTAG
- a CDS encoding ABC transporter permease — MSNRMSVLSRRLGRYAGGFSFATVAFFAIGLYADGNTKGHVVFLFAGLFLVCLFASFFLWLAHGFAWAMIPDKPAEEKKPTEALKPADLLKPAEPLKPAEPVKPAEPVKPAEAVRPAEPVRPVEPVRPAEPVRSAEAKRPAEAMKPAEPVKPAEEKVIVSEDPPDAKYTITGKRVY, encoded by the coding sequence ATGAGTAATCGCATGAGTGTTTTATCGCGTCGACTTGGGCGCTACGCGGGCGGCTTCTCATTCGCAACCGTCGCCTTCTTCGCAATCGGGTTGTATGCCGACGGCAACACAAAAGGCCACGTCGTATTCCTCTTCGCTGGCCTTTTCTTGGTGTGCCTCTTCGCCAGCTTCTTTCTGTGGCTGGCGCACGGCTTCGCGTGGGCGATGATCCCAGACAAACCTGCAGAGGAGAAGAAGCCTACAGAGGCATTGAAACCTGCGGACCTGCTGAAGCCTGCAGAGCCGCTGAAACCTGCAGAACCAGTGAAACCTGCAGAACCAGTGAAACCTGCAGAGGCCGTCAGACCTGCAGAGCCGGTGAGACCTGTAGAGCCGGTTAGACCAGCAGAGCCGGTGAGATCTGCAGAGGCGAAGAGGCCTGCGGAAGCGATGAAACCTGCTGAGCCGGTGAAACCTGCGGAAGAAAAAGTGATCGTCTCAGAGGATCCTCCCGACGCGAAATACACCATCACCGGAAAGCGCGTCTACTGA
- a CDS encoding response regulator transcription factor, protein MKRHVFIFGLVGGLLIAILQYTEYRFVIIEHSVELYSALVAILFAAFGIWLGLRITRSRETIRETVVVKEVLIPAEAPAQGQTPFAPNALRQQTLGITARELEILTLIARGLSNREIATQLFVSENTVKTHCARTFDKLGAARRTQAVLRGKELGLLP, encoded by the coding sequence ATGAAGCGCCACGTCTTCATCTTCGGTCTCGTCGGCGGCCTCCTCATCGCCATCCTCCAGTACACCGAATACCGCTTTGTCATCATCGAGCACTCCGTCGAGCTCTACAGCGCGCTCGTCGCCATCCTCTTCGCGGCCTTCGGTATCTGGCTCGGCCTCCGCATCACCCGCAGCCGCGAAACCATCCGCGAAACGGTCGTGGTGAAGGAAGTGCTTATCCCCGCGGAAGCCCCCGCCCAGGGGCAAACCCCCTTCGCTCCCAATGCCCTCCGCCAGCAGACCCTCGGCATCACGGCACGCGAACTCGAAATCCTCACTCTGATCGCCCGCGGCCTTAGCAATCGCGAGATCGCCACGCAGCTCTTCGTCTCCGAAAACACCGTCAAGACACACTGCGCCCGCACATTCGACAAGCTGGGAGCCGCCCGCCGCACTCAGGCCGTCTTACGCGGCAAAGAACTTGGCCTCCTGCCGTGA
- a CDS encoding DUF4199 domain-containing protein encodes MKKTVLTFGLISGVIICVLMGGQLLIADKIGSGHSMLLGYTMMVASFLLIYFGIRSYRDTTLDGQISFGRAFACGILIALITTVFYVTVWEIVYFNFMPHFMDGYFAAQIQKVQSSGLDPATTAARVAAIQRSQQSYQNPLINMAYTFMEPMPVGLIVTLISAAILRRKGLVETTAAPAVINQKAGA; translated from the coding sequence ATGAAGAAAACCGTCCTCACCTTCGGCCTCATCTCCGGCGTCATCATCTGCGTCCTCATGGGCGGCCAACTCCTCATCGCGGACAAGATTGGCTCCGGCCACAGCATGCTTCTTGGCTACACCATGATGGTGGCGTCGTTCCTGCTCATCTACTTCGGCATACGCAGCTACCGCGACACTACCCTCGACGGCCAAATCTCCTTCGGCCGCGCCTTCGCCTGCGGCATCCTGATCGCCCTCATCACCACCGTCTTCTATGTCACCGTGTGGGAGATCGTCTACTTCAACTTCATGCCCCACTTTATGGACGGCTACTTCGCCGCTCAGATTCAAAAAGTCCAGTCCTCCGGACTCGACCCCGCCACCACCGCCGCTCGGGTCGCTGCCATACAGCGCTCTCAGCAGAGCTACCAGAACCCCCTCATCAACATGGCCTACACGTTCATGGAACCCATGCCCGTCGGCCTTATCGTTACCCTCATCTCCGCTGCCATCCTCCGCCGCAAAGGCCTGGTCGAAACCACCGCCGCTCCCGCAGTAATAAATCAAAAGGCCGGGGCGTAG